Proteins co-encoded in one Brassica rapa cultivar Chiifu-401-42 chromosome A02, CAAS_Brap_v3.01, whole genome shotgun sequence genomic window:
- the LOC103851761 gene encoding probable serine/threonine-protein kinase PBL1 isoform X1: MHRGALLEHIKLSYIYILFEEIFKCSSSNLSPALSSFLAESLFCLKKTLKKVIPLHPQIATMKKFFCCHKGESSSGAVEAEEQTQPLQPVQLQPSSSQPVQDPQASSRSVKDENEAIFDENLFDNNEGLNLAWRNLWKSYEDAKAATHDPYPGPKIKWSEIFQGTLNFRNINYLGRGNFGEVYRCDIPRLDKVTKLKVLSFTVPKLETHLLKIFVSCQTGAAKVQNNPSEEAHAEFLAEITTLHAANHPNVITLLGKCFHQDHRVIVYEFMHRGSLDHHLFPNTRLLRGRGRGLLQVYKVLSWTMRLRIAVGVAKALVYLHEELKMVHRDVKVSNVLLDKKFVPKLTDFGLASCIVEDENGVEKRSEITLIKGTPGCTAPETEELGLVSSKNDVYSYGVFLFTLFTGRKAFDSKRGSGKEKLTDWLKIVCSRGDNIPLVVDSAMGNRFPGEGLIKLFQTALMCVDPQLLARPEMRFVESMVSDVAVYEVPTCPTLTRRHSI; the protein is encoded by the exons ATGCATAGAGGCGCTCTATTAGAACACATTAagctctcctatatatatattctcttcGAAGAGATTTTTAAGTGTTCATCCTCTAACCTCTCACCCGCTCTCTCTAGTTTTCTCGCAGAGAGTCTCTTTTGTTTAAAGAAAACTCTCAAGAAAGTTATACCTCTCCATCCCCAAATTGCTACGATGAAAAAGTTCTTCTGTTGTCACAAAGGAGAAAGCTCAAGTGGAGCAGTAGAAGCGGAAGAGCAAACGCAACCTCTGCAACCAGTGCAACTGCAACCATCATCATCGCAACCAGTGCAAGACCCACAAGCCTCATCGAGAAGTGTCAAAGACGAGAACGAAGCCATCTTTGATGAAAACCTCTTTGACAATAACGAAGGCCTTAACCTTGCTTGGCGCAACCTTTGGAAATCCTACGAAGATGCTAAAG CTGCGACTCATGATCCTTACCCTGGACCTAAGATTAAATGGAGCGAGATCTTTCAAGGAACCCTAAACTTCCGTAACATCAACTATCTCGGCCGAGGCAACTTCGGTGAAGTCTATCGCTGCGATATACCAAGACTCGACAAGGTTACAAAACTCAAAGTCTTGTCCTTTACTGTCCCAAAACTCGAAACCCATTTGCTAAAAATCTTTGTTTCTTGTCAGACCGGAGCTGCAAAGGTTCAAAATAATCCGAGCGAAGAGGCTCATGCTGAGTTCTTGGCAGAGATCACAACGTTACACGCGGCTAATCACCCAAACGTGATCACTCTTCTCGGAAAATGTTTCCACCAAGACCACCGTGTCATCGTCTACGAGTTCATGCATCGAGGCTCCCTCGATCACCACCTCTTTC CAAACACGAGGCTACTTCGAGGTCGTGGACGTGGCTTACTTCAGGTATACAAGGTTTTGAGTTGGACCATGAGGCTGAGGATCGCAGTGGGTGTAGCTAAAGCTCTTGTTTATCTCCACGAGGAGCTGAAGATGGTTCACAGAGACGTCAAGGTTTCgaatgttttgcttgataagAAGTTTGTGCCGAAGCTGACTGATTTTGGATTAGCGTCTTGCATCGTTGAAGATGAGAACGGCGTTGAGAAGAGGAGCGAGATCACTCTGATCAAGGGAACTCCGGGTTGCACCGCACCGGAGACAGAGGAGTTAGGTTTGGTCTCGAGCAAGAACGATGTCTATAGCTATGGAGTGTTCCTCTTCACGCTTTTCACTGGAAGGAAAGCTTTTGATTCTAAGAGAGGTTCTGGGAAAGAGAAGCTGACTGATTGG TTAAAGATAGTATGTAGCAGAGGAGATAACATTCCGCTGGTTGTTGATTCTGCGATGGGTAATAGGTTTCCGGGTGAAGGTTTAATCAAATTATTTCAGACGGCCTTGATGTGTGTCGATCCGCAGCTGCTTGCACGTCCTGAAATGCGTTTTGTGGAGTCGATGGTTAGTGACGTTGCGGTTTATGAGGTCCCAACGTGTCCAACGCTGACGAGGAGGCATTCGATATAG
- the LOC103851520 gene encoding B3 domain-containing protein At5g60130 isoform X6, translating into MKPVTPAEDCVPKFFRVYMPGISGDDLELPVCFNSFLPKPLPKHVTVKSIYGKIWRMALRRCGGDAERYMLLNGWKRIAKDESLTTGNVLEFQLDDDGSLCFNFSIYDPLTMCKRLGTTTSVQETENADNVLVLSDDDDDDDDDDDFQDSDYSCADDNDASAEDDDHGVAAGDDDVALDGSDDDEANHDDDRRYLDDRSNAFFRVKINPKKISQLRIPSKVINDYGLSFSETESMNIIDPLVKKFGKLTKKIKVQTNGSVFIKGYGAIYRRNGVRSTDKMICELKKAGNKNVVHTIKFHVIK; encoded by the exons ATGAAGCCAG TTACTCCTGCAGAAGATTGTGTTCCTAAGTTCTTCAGAGTGTACATGCCTGGTATATCAGGAGATGATTTG GAGTTGCCTGTTTGCTTCAACAGCTTCTTACCAAAGCCTCTGCCTAAACACGTAACGGTTAAAAGTATTTACGGGAAGATTTGGAGAATGGCGTTGAGGAGATGTGGTGGTGACGCTGAGAGATACATGCTGCTTAACGGGTGGAAGAGGATCGCGAAGGACGAGTCTCTGACCACTGGAAACGTGCTGGAGTTTCAATTGGATGATGATGGCTCGCTGTGTTTCAACTTCTCTATCTACGACCCTCTCACCATGTGTAAAAGACTCGGAACAACAACTTCAGTGCAAGAAACCGAAAATGCTGATAACGTTTTGGTActtagtgatgatgatgatgatgatgatgatgatgatgattttcAGGATTCTGATTACAGTTGTGCTGACGATAATGATGCTAGTGCTGAAGATGATGATCATGGTGTTGCGGCTGGTGATGATGATGTGGCGCTTGATGgttctgatgatgatgaggcaAACCATGATGATGACAGACGATATCTGGATGATCGCAGCAACGCGTTTTTTCGAGTGAAGATCAATCCCAAGAAGATAAGCCAATTg CGGATACCGTCTAAGGTTATAAATGACTACGGCTTATCCTTCTCCGAGACCGAGAGTATGAATATCATCGATCCACTAGTGAAGAAGTTCGGGAAGCTGACGAAGAAAATTAAGGTTCAGACGAATGGGAGTGTGTTTATCAAAGGGTATGGAGCTATTTATAGGAGGAATGGAGTGAGGTCGACGGACAAAATGATATGTGAGTTGAAGAAGGCGGGTAACAAGAATGTGGTTCACACTATCAAGTTTCACGTTATCAAGTAG
- the LOC103851520 gene encoding B3 domain-containing protein At5g60130 isoform X1 yields MKPGFSFLLLPLFLILLLQEIDVFWFPFFVTVTPAEDCVPKFFRVYMPGISGDDLISSLVETLQELPVCFNSFLPKPLPKHVTVKSIYGKIWRMALRRCGGDAERYMLLNGWKRIAKDESLTTGNVLEFQLDDDGSLCFNFSIYDPLTMCKRLGTTTSVQETENADNVLVLSDDDDDDDDDDDFQDSDYSCADDNDASAEDDDHGVAAGDDDVALDGSDDDEANHDDDRRYLDDRSNAFFRVKINPKKISQLRIPSKVINDYGLSFSETESMNIIDPLVKKFGKLTKKIKVQTNGSVFIKGYGAIYRRNGVRSTDKMICELKKAGNKNVVHTIKFHVIK; encoded by the exons ATGAAGCCAGGTTTCTCCTTTCTCCTCCTTCCTCtgttcttgattcttcttcttcaaga AATTGATGTATTTTGGTTTCCGTTCTTTGTAACAGTTACTCCTGCAGAAGATTGTGTTCCTAAGTTCTTCAGAGTGTACATGCCTGGTATATCAGGAGATGATTTG ATCTCTAGTTTGGTTGAGACTTTGCAGGAGTTGCCTGTTTGCTTCAACAGCTTCTTACCAAAGCCTCTGCCTAAACACGTAACGGTTAAAAGTATTTACGGGAAGATTTGGAGAATGGCGTTGAGGAGATGTGGTGGTGACGCTGAGAGATACATGCTGCTTAACGGGTGGAAGAGGATCGCGAAGGACGAGTCTCTGACCACTGGAAACGTGCTGGAGTTTCAATTGGATGATGATGGCTCGCTGTGTTTCAACTTCTCTATCTACGACCCTCTCACCATGTGTAAAAGACTCGGAACAACAACTTCAGTGCAAGAAACCGAAAATGCTGATAACGTTTTGGTActtagtgatgatgatgatgatgatgatgatgatgatgattttcAGGATTCTGATTACAGTTGTGCTGACGATAATGATGCTAGTGCTGAAGATGATGATCATGGTGTTGCGGCTGGTGATGATGATGTGGCGCTTGATGgttctgatgatgatgaggcaAACCATGATGATGACAGACGATATCTGGATGATCGCAGCAACGCGTTTTTTCGAGTGAAGATCAATCCCAAGAAGATAAGCCAATTg CGGATACCGTCTAAGGTTATAAATGACTACGGCTTATCCTTCTCCGAGACCGAGAGTATGAATATCATCGATCCACTAGTGAAGAAGTTCGGGAAGCTGACGAAGAAAATTAAGGTTCAGACGAATGGGAGTGTGTTTATCAAAGGGTATGGAGCTATTTATAGGAGGAATGGAGTGAGGTCGACGGACAAAATGATATGTGAGTTGAAGAAGGCGGGTAACAAGAATGTGGTTCACACTATCAAGTTTCACGTTATCAAGTAG
- the LOC108870757 gene encoding two-component response regulator-like APRR3, with protein sequence MKKRPHMILCNNNGVASANKAPEENVGSCSPGDSSVAKIMGSGLSSIDNPSNQQSSGSERATQREAALMKFRLKRKERCFEKKVRYHSRRKLAEQRPRVKGQFIRKRDDSNQEMSVRRLTTAESTKMV encoded by the exons ATGAAGAAACGTCCCCACATGATTCT ATGTAATAATAACGGTGTAGCTTCTGCTAATAAG GCTCCAGAAGAAAACGTGGGAAGTTGTTCTCCCGGTGACAGTTCCGTTGCAAAAATAATGGGTTCAGGTTTGAGCAGTATTGACAATCCATCGAATCAGCAGTCTAGTGGAAGCGAACGTGCCACACAAAGAGAGGCTGCTTTGATGAAGTTTCGGCTTAAACGTAAAGAGCGATGCTTTGAGAAGAAG GTAAGGTATCACAGTAGGAGGAAACTAGCTGAGCAACGGCCTCGTGTCAAAGGTCAATTCATTCGCAA GAGAGATGATTCTAATCAGGAAATGAGTGTCCGAAGACTGACGACAGCTGAGTCAACGAAGATGGTATAG
- the LOC103851520 gene encoding B3 domain-containing protein At5g60130 isoform X4 has protein sequence MKPVTPAEDCVPKFFRVYMPGISGDDLISSLVETLQELPVCFNSFLPKPLPKHVTVKSIYGKIWRMALRRCGGDAERYMLLNGWKRIAKDESLTTGNVLEFQLDDDGSLCFNFSIYDPLTMCKRLGTTTSVQETENADNVLVLSDDDDDDDDDDDFQDSDYSCADDNDASAEDDDHGVAAGDDDVALDGSDDDEANHDDDRRYLDDRSNAFFRVKINPKKISQLRIPSKVINDYGLSFSETESMNIIDPLVKKFGKLTKKIKVQTNGSVFIKGYGAIYRRNGVRSTDKMICELKKAGNKNVVHTIKFHVIK, from the exons ATGAAGCCAG TTACTCCTGCAGAAGATTGTGTTCCTAAGTTCTTCAGAGTGTACATGCCTGGTATATCAGGAGATGATTTG ATCTCTAGTTTGGTTGAGACTTTGCAGGAGTTGCCTGTTTGCTTCAACAGCTTCTTACCAAAGCCTCTGCCTAAACACGTAACGGTTAAAAGTATTTACGGGAAGATTTGGAGAATGGCGTTGAGGAGATGTGGTGGTGACGCTGAGAGATACATGCTGCTTAACGGGTGGAAGAGGATCGCGAAGGACGAGTCTCTGACCACTGGAAACGTGCTGGAGTTTCAATTGGATGATGATGGCTCGCTGTGTTTCAACTTCTCTATCTACGACCCTCTCACCATGTGTAAAAGACTCGGAACAACAACTTCAGTGCAAGAAACCGAAAATGCTGATAACGTTTTGGTActtagtgatgatgatgatgatgatgatgatgatgatgattttcAGGATTCTGATTACAGTTGTGCTGACGATAATGATGCTAGTGCTGAAGATGATGATCATGGTGTTGCGGCTGGTGATGATGATGTGGCGCTTGATGgttctgatgatgatgaggcaAACCATGATGATGACAGACGATATCTGGATGATCGCAGCAACGCGTTTTTTCGAGTGAAGATCAATCCCAAGAAGATAAGCCAATTg CGGATACCGTCTAAGGTTATAAATGACTACGGCTTATCCTTCTCCGAGACCGAGAGTATGAATATCATCGATCCACTAGTGAAGAAGTTCGGGAAGCTGACGAAGAAAATTAAGGTTCAGACGAATGGGAGTGTGTTTATCAAAGGGTATGGAGCTATTTATAGGAGGAATGGAGTGAGGTCGACGGACAAAATGATATGTGAGTTGAAGAAGGCGGGTAACAAGAATGTGGTTCACACTATCAAGTTTCACGTTATCAAGTAG
- the LOC103851520 gene encoding B3 domain-containing protein At5g60130 isoform X3 — protein MKPGFSFLLLPLFLILLLQEIDVFWFPFFVTVTPAEDCVPKFFRVYMPGISGDDLELPVCFNSFLPKPLPKHVTVKSIYGKIWRMALRRCGGDAERYMLLNGWKRIAKDESLTTGNVLEFQLDDDGSLCFNFSIYDPLTMCKRLGTTTSVQETENADNVLVLSDDDDDDDDDDDFQDSDYSCADDNDASAEDDDHGVAAGDDDVALDGSDDDEANHDDDRRYLDDRSNAFFRVKINPKKISQLRIPSKVINDYGLSFSETESMNIIDPLVKKFGKLTKKIKVQTNGSVFIKGYGAIYRRNGVRSTDKMICELKKAGNKNVVHTIKFHVIK, from the exons ATGAAGCCAGGTTTCTCCTTTCTCCTCCTTCCTCtgttcttgattcttcttcttcaaga AATTGATGTATTTTGGTTTCCGTTCTTTGTAACAGTTACTCCTGCAGAAGATTGTGTTCCTAAGTTCTTCAGAGTGTACATGCCTGGTATATCAGGAGATGATTTG GAGTTGCCTGTTTGCTTCAACAGCTTCTTACCAAAGCCTCTGCCTAAACACGTAACGGTTAAAAGTATTTACGGGAAGATTTGGAGAATGGCGTTGAGGAGATGTGGTGGTGACGCTGAGAGATACATGCTGCTTAACGGGTGGAAGAGGATCGCGAAGGACGAGTCTCTGACCACTGGAAACGTGCTGGAGTTTCAATTGGATGATGATGGCTCGCTGTGTTTCAACTTCTCTATCTACGACCCTCTCACCATGTGTAAAAGACTCGGAACAACAACTTCAGTGCAAGAAACCGAAAATGCTGATAACGTTTTGGTActtagtgatgatgatgatgatgatgatgatgatgatgattttcAGGATTCTGATTACAGTTGTGCTGACGATAATGATGCTAGTGCTGAAGATGATGATCATGGTGTTGCGGCTGGTGATGATGATGTGGCGCTTGATGgttctgatgatgatgaggcaAACCATGATGATGACAGACGATATCTGGATGATCGCAGCAACGCGTTTTTTCGAGTGAAGATCAATCCCAAGAAGATAAGCCAATTg CGGATACCGTCTAAGGTTATAAATGACTACGGCTTATCCTTCTCCGAGACCGAGAGTATGAATATCATCGATCCACTAGTGAAGAAGTTCGGGAAGCTGACGAAGAAAATTAAGGTTCAGACGAATGGGAGTGTGTTTATCAAAGGGTATGGAGCTATTTATAGGAGGAATGGAGTGAGGTCGACGGACAAAATGATATGTGAGTTGAAGAAGGCGGGTAACAAGAATGTGGTTCACACTATCAAGTTTCACGTTATCAAGTAG
- the LOC103851761 gene encoding probable serine/threonine-protein kinase PBL1 isoform X2, with amino-acid sequence MHRGALLEHIKLSYIYILFEEIFKCSSSNLSPALSSFLAESLFCLKKTLKKVIPLHPQIATMKKFFCCHKGESSSGAVEAEEQTQPLQPVQLQPSSSQPVQDPQASSRSVKDENEAIFDENLFDNNEGLNLAWRNLWKSYEDAKAATHDPYPGPKIKWSEIFQGTLNFRNINYLGRGNFGEVYRCDIPRLDKTGAAKVQNNPSEEAHAEFLAEITTLHAANHPNVITLLGKCFHQDHRVIVYEFMHRGSLDHHLFPNTRLLRGRGRGLLQVYKVLSWTMRLRIAVGVAKALVYLHEELKMVHRDVKVSNVLLDKKFVPKLTDFGLASCIVEDENGVEKRSEITLIKGTPGCTAPETEELGLVSSKNDVYSYGVFLFTLFTGRKAFDSKRGSGKEKLTDWLKIVCSRGDNIPLVVDSAMGNRFPGEGLIKLFQTALMCVDPQLLARPEMRFVESMVSDVAVYEVPTCPTLTRRHSI; translated from the exons ATGCATAGAGGCGCTCTATTAGAACACATTAagctctcctatatatatattctcttcGAAGAGATTTTTAAGTGTTCATCCTCTAACCTCTCACCCGCTCTCTCTAGTTTTCTCGCAGAGAGTCTCTTTTGTTTAAAGAAAACTCTCAAGAAAGTTATACCTCTCCATCCCCAAATTGCTACGATGAAAAAGTTCTTCTGTTGTCACAAAGGAGAAAGCTCAAGTGGAGCAGTAGAAGCGGAAGAGCAAACGCAACCTCTGCAACCAGTGCAACTGCAACCATCATCATCGCAACCAGTGCAAGACCCACAAGCCTCATCGAGAAGTGTCAAAGACGAGAACGAAGCCATCTTTGATGAAAACCTCTTTGACAATAACGAAGGCCTTAACCTTGCTTGGCGCAACCTTTGGAAATCCTACGAAGATGCTAAAG CTGCGACTCATGATCCTTACCCTGGACCTAAGATTAAATGGAGCGAGATCTTTCAAGGAACCCTAAACTTCCGTAACATCAACTATCTCGGCCGAGGCAACTTCGGTGAAGTCTATCGCTGCGATATACCAAGACTCGACAAG ACCGGAGCTGCAAAGGTTCAAAATAATCCGAGCGAAGAGGCTCATGCTGAGTTCTTGGCAGAGATCACAACGTTACACGCGGCTAATCACCCAAACGTGATCACTCTTCTCGGAAAATGTTTCCACCAAGACCACCGTGTCATCGTCTACGAGTTCATGCATCGAGGCTCCCTCGATCACCACCTCTTTC CAAACACGAGGCTACTTCGAGGTCGTGGACGTGGCTTACTTCAGGTATACAAGGTTTTGAGTTGGACCATGAGGCTGAGGATCGCAGTGGGTGTAGCTAAAGCTCTTGTTTATCTCCACGAGGAGCTGAAGATGGTTCACAGAGACGTCAAGGTTTCgaatgttttgcttgataagAAGTTTGTGCCGAAGCTGACTGATTTTGGATTAGCGTCTTGCATCGTTGAAGATGAGAACGGCGTTGAGAAGAGGAGCGAGATCACTCTGATCAAGGGAACTCCGGGTTGCACCGCACCGGAGACAGAGGAGTTAGGTTTGGTCTCGAGCAAGAACGATGTCTATAGCTATGGAGTGTTCCTCTTCACGCTTTTCACTGGAAGGAAAGCTTTTGATTCTAAGAGAGGTTCTGGGAAAGAGAAGCTGACTGATTGG TTAAAGATAGTATGTAGCAGAGGAGATAACATTCCGCTGGTTGTTGATTCTGCGATGGGTAATAGGTTTCCGGGTGAAGGTTTAATCAAATTATTTCAGACGGCCTTGATGTGTGTCGATCCGCAGCTGCTTGCACGTCCTGAAATGCGTTTTGTGGAGTCGATGGTTAGTGACGTTGCGGTTTATGAGGTCCCAACGTGTCCAACGCTGACGAGGAGGCATTCGATATAG
- the LOC103851522 gene encoding AP2-like ethylene-responsive transcription factor TOE2, which produces MMLDLNLDVVSAESTQMDESVTSNSSVVNAEASSCIDGEEELCSTRAAVKFQFEILKGRGGEEEEEDRKTKEFFPVAQSSRSSVDISFQRGTQGGDFVQPPPAQPVKKSRRGPRSKSSQYRGVTFYRRTGRWESHIWDCGKQVYLGGFDTAHAAARAYDRAAVKFRGLEADINFIISDYEEDLKQMANLSKEEVVQVLRRQSSGFSRSNSRYQGVALQKNGGWGAQMKQFNGNMAVASLIEPHASRIIPEAANVKLDLSLGISISLGDGPKQKDKAPRLHHPPNSMMDNHMAAATCDTPFNLLKRASDHLINRHVLHPSAFFSPMERTPEKGFMSPSPQSYLARTWQAQDQFSGGTATAAIASPLYSNAASSGFSPSATRPPPSSTASATLHPSQPFFNLNMPSLYVIHPSDYASQQQHHHLMNRSQPPP; this is translated from the exons ATGATGCTGGATCTCAATCTCGACGTGGTGTCGGCTGAGTCAACTCAGATGGATGAATCGGTGACGTCGAACTCTTCGGTGGTCAATGCGGAGGCGTCAAGCTGCATCGACGGGGAAGAGGAGCTCTGCTCCACACGCGCCGCCGTCAAGTTTCAGTTTGAAATATTGAAAGGAAgaggtggagaagaagaagaagaagatagaaagACAAAGGAGTTTTTTCCTGTTGCGCAAAGTTCGAGGAGCTCCGTTGATATCTCCTTCCAGAGAGGGACACAAGGCGGAGACTTTGTACAGCCACCACCAGCACAGCCGGTGAAGAAAAGCAGGAGAGGACCTAGGTCTAAGAGTTCTCAGTATAGAGGTGTTACTTTCTATAGGAGGACAGGCAGATGGGAATCTCATATCTG GGATTGCGGTAAACAAGTTTATTTAGGTGGATTTGACACTGCCCATGCTGCAGCTAG GGCGTATGATAGAGCTGCTGTCAAGTTCAGGGGTCTGGAGGCTGACATTAATTTCATTATCAGCGATTATGAAGAGGATCTCAAGCAG ATGGCGAATCTTTCCAAGGAGGAAGTTGTGCAAGTACTTCGGCGACAGAGCTCTGGTTTCTCCAGGAGCAATTCAAGATATCAAGGAGTTGCTTTGCAGAAGAATGGCGGGTGGGGAGCTCAAATGAAGCAGTTCAATGGAAACAT GGCGGTTGCTTCCTTAATTGAGCCTCATGCATCCCGGATCATTCCCGAGGCAG CTAATGTTAAGCTGGACCTCAGTTTGGGAATCTCTATTTCACTAGGAGATGGTCCAAAGCAAAAAGATAAGGCTCCCCGGCTTCATCATCCTCCTAACAGTATG ATGGACAACCACATGGCTGCAGCGACATGTGATACGCCTTTCAATTTGTTAAAGAGGGCTTCAGACCACCTTATCAACCGCCATGTCCTCCATCCTTCTGCGTTCTTTTCACCCATG GAAAGAACACCAGAGAAAGGTTTTATGTCGCCTTCTCCTCAAAGCTACCTAGCCAGGACATGGCAAGCGCAAGATCAGTTCAGTGGTGGAACCGCCACAGCAGCTATTGCATCGCCACTGTACTCAAATGCAGCATCATCAGGATTCTCACCCTCAGCTACACGCCCACCACCTTCATCCACTGCTAGTGCTACTCTTCATCCTTCTCAGCCCTTCTTCAATCTGAATATGCCTAGTCTCTATGTCATCCACCCATCTGATTACGCTTCTCAGCAACAACACCACCATCTCATGAACCGCTCACAACCACCACCATAA
- the LOC103851520 gene encoding B3 domain-containing protein At5g60130 isoform X2 has product MKPGFSFLLLPLFLILLLQEIDVFWFPFFVTVTPAEDCVPKFFRVYMPGISGDDLTLQELPVCFNSFLPKPLPKHVTVKSIYGKIWRMALRRCGGDAERYMLLNGWKRIAKDESLTTGNVLEFQLDDDGSLCFNFSIYDPLTMCKRLGTTTSVQETENADNVLVLSDDDDDDDDDDDFQDSDYSCADDNDASAEDDDHGVAAGDDDVALDGSDDDEANHDDDRRYLDDRSNAFFRVKINPKKISQLRIPSKVINDYGLSFSETESMNIIDPLVKKFGKLTKKIKVQTNGSVFIKGYGAIYRRNGVRSTDKMICELKKAGNKNVVHTIKFHVIK; this is encoded by the exons ATGAAGCCAGGTTTCTCCTTTCTCCTCCTTCCTCtgttcttgattcttcttcttcaaga AATTGATGTATTTTGGTTTCCGTTCTTTGTAACAGTTACTCCTGCAGAAGATTGTGTTCCTAAGTTCTTCAGAGTGTACATGCCTGGTATATCAGGAGATGATTTG ACTTTGCAGGAGTTGCCTGTTTGCTTCAACAGCTTCTTACCAAAGCCTCTGCCTAAACACGTAACGGTTAAAAGTATTTACGGGAAGATTTGGAGAATGGCGTTGAGGAGATGTGGTGGTGACGCTGAGAGATACATGCTGCTTAACGGGTGGAAGAGGATCGCGAAGGACGAGTCTCTGACCACTGGAAACGTGCTGGAGTTTCAATTGGATGATGATGGCTCGCTGTGTTTCAACTTCTCTATCTACGACCCTCTCACCATGTGTAAAAGACTCGGAACAACAACTTCAGTGCAAGAAACCGAAAATGCTGATAACGTTTTGGTActtagtgatgatgatgatgatgatgatgatgatgatgattttcAGGATTCTGATTACAGTTGTGCTGACGATAATGATGCTAGTGCTGAAGATGATGATCATGGTGTTGCGGCTGGTGATGATGATGTGGCGCTTGATGgttctgatgatgatgaggcaAACCATGATGATGACAGACGATATCTGGATGATCGCAGCAACGCGTTTTTTCGAGTGAAGATCAATCCCAAGAAGATAAGCCAATTg CGGATACCGTCTAAGGTTATAAATGACTACGGCTTATCCTTCTCCGAGACCGAGAGTATGAATATCATCGATCCACTAGTGAAGAAGTTCGGGAAGCTGACGAAGAAAATTAAGGTTCAGACGAATGGGAGTGTGTTTATCAAAGGGTATGGAGCTATTTATAGGAGGAATGGAGTGAGGTCGACGGACAAAATGATATGTGAGTTGAAGAAGGCGGGTAACAAGAATGTGGTTCACACTATCAAGTTTCACGTTATCAAGTAG
- the LOC103851520 gene encoding B3 domain-containing protein At5g60130 isoform X5, which translates to MKPVTPAEDCVPKFFRVYMPGISGDDLTLQELPVCFNSFLPKPLPKHVTVKSIYGKIWRMALRRCGGDAERYMLLNGWKRIAKDESLTTGNVLEFQLDDDGSLCFNFSIYDPLTMCKRLGTTTSVQETENADNVLVLSDDDDDDDDDDDFQDSDYSCADDNDASAEDDDHGVAAGDDDVALDGSDDDEANHDDDRRYLDDRSNAFFRVKINPKKISQLRIPSKVINDYGLSFSETESMNIIDPLVKKFGKLTKKIKVQTNGSVFIKGYGAIYRRNGVRSTDKMICELKKAGNKNVVHTIKFHVIK; encoded by the exons ATGAAGCCAG TTACTCCTGCAGAAGATTGTGTTCCTAAGTTCTTCAGAGTGTACATGCCTGGTATATCAGGAGATGATTTG ACTTTGCAGGAGTTGCCTGTTTGCTTCAACAGCTTCTTACCAAAGCCTCTGCCTAAACACGTAACGGTTAAAAGTATTTACGGGAAGATTTGGAGAATGGCGTTGAGGAGATGTGGTGGTGACGCTGAGAGATACATGCTGCTTAACGGGTGGAAGAGGATCGCGAAGGACGAGTCTCTGACCACTGGAAACGTGCTGGAGTTTCAATTGGATGATGATGGCTCGCTGTGTTTCAACTTCTCTATCTACGACCCTCTCACCATGTGTAAAAGACTCGGAACAACAACTTCAGTGCAAGAAACCGAAAATGCTGATAACGTTTTGGTActtagtgatgatgatgatgatgatgatgatgatgatgattttcAGGATTCTGATTACAGTTGTGCTGACGATAATGATGCTAGTGCTGAAGATGATGATCATGGTGTTGCGGCTGGTGATGATGATGTGGCGCTTGATGgttctgatgatgatgaggcaAACCATGATGATGACAGACGATATCTGGATGATCGCAGCAACGCGTTTTTTCGAGTGAAGATCAATCCCAAGAAGATAAGCCAATTg CGGATACCGTCTAAGGTTATAAATGACTACGGCTTATCCTTCTCCGAGACCGAGAGTATGAATATCATCGATCCACTAGTGAAGAAGTTCGGGAAGCTGACGAAGAAAATTAAGGTTCAGACGAATGGGAGTGTGTTTATCAAAGGGTATGGAGCTATTTATAGGAGGAATGGAGTGAGGTCGACGGACAAAATGATATGTGAGTTGAAGAAGGCGGGTAACAAGAATGTGGTTCACACTATCAAGTTTCACGTTATCAAGTAG